A section of the Sphingomonas ginsenosidivorax genome encodes:
- a CDS encoding NADH-quinone oxidoreductase subunit M, protein MSDFPLLSLMIAVPAIAAVACLFVSAQTARAMALSATLVDLVLGVVLWSSYDIGGAQWQFVEAHPGVFGPFGWSLGIDGFALMLIMLSVFLMPICIGASWRSITTRVPEYMAAFLFTEVLMIGTFAAQDLFLFYVFFEAGLIPMYLIIGIWGGANRIYASYKFFLYTLLGSVLMFVAMLYMAKTAGTTSIPALMAYDFPASVQTWLWLAFFASFAVKMPMWPVHTWLPDAHVQAPTAGSVILAGVLLKLGGYGFLRFLLPMFPEASGQLTWLIFGLSAVAVIYTSLVALVQSDMKKLIAYSSVAHMAIVTIGLFAFNRQGIEGAMIMMLSHGLVSGALFLCVGVIYDQLHTREIARYGGLSINMPRYAVFFLFFTMASIGLPGTSGFVAEFLSLMGTYQVSTWTALLCTTSIILGAGYMLFLYRRVAFGEIKSDDVRAMVDLSGRELWLLAPIAAVVLWMGVYPESFLAPMRKDVGVLLQRIDRAKPASDSQPTKGRVAPIAAHAEAH, encoded by the coding sequence ATGAGCGACTTCCCCCTTCTTTCGCTGATGATCGCGGTTCCGGCGATCGCCGCGGTCGCGTGCCTGTTCGTGTCCGCACAGACCGCGCGCGCGATGGCGCTGTCGGCGACTCTGGTCGACCTCGTCCTCGGCGTCGTGCTGTGGTCGAGCTACGACATCGGCGGTGCGCAGTGGCAGTTCGTCGAGGCGCATCCCGGCGTGTTCGGTCCGTTCGGCTGGTCGCTCGGCATCGACGGCTTCGCGCTGATGCTGATCATGCTCAGCGTGTTCCTGATGCCGATCTGCATCGGCGCCAGCTGGCGCTCGATCACGACGCGCGTGCCGGAATACATGGCGGCGTTCCTGTTCACCGAGGTGCTGATGATCGGCACCTTCGCGGCGCAGGACCTGTTCCTGTTCTACGTGTTCTTCGAAGCCGGCCTGATCCCGATGTACCTGATCATCGGCATCTGGGGCGGGGCGAACCGCATCTACGCGTCGTACAAGTTCTTCCTCTACACGCTGCTCGGCTCGGTGCTGATGTTCGTCGCCATGCTCTACATGGCGAAGACCGCAGGCACGACGAGCATCCCGGCGCTGATGGCGTACGACTTCCCCGCCTCGGTTCAGACCTGGCTGTGGCTCGCTTTCTTCGCGTCGTTCGCGGTCAAGATGCCGATGTGGCCGGTCCACACCTGGTTGCCCGACGCGCACGTGCAGGCGCCGACCGCGGGCTCGGTGATCCTGGCGGGCGTGCTGCTGAAGCTCGGCGGCTACGGCTTCCTGCGCTTCCTGCTGCCGATGTTCCCCGAGGCGAGCGGCCAGCTCACCTGGCTGATCTTCGGCCTGTCGGCGGTCGCGGTGATCTACACCAGCCTTGTCGCGCTGGTGCAGTCGGACATGAAGAAGCTGATCGCCTATTCGTCCGTCGCGCACATGGCGATCGTCACGATCGGCCTGTTCGCGTTCAACCGGCAGGGCATCGAAGGCGCGATGATCATGATGCTCAGCCACGGGCTCGTATCGGGCGCGTTGTTCCTGTGCGTCGGCGTCATCTACGACCAGCTGCACACGCGTGAGATCGCGCGCTACGGCGGTCTCAGCATCAACATGCCGCGCTACGCCGTGTTCTTCCTGTTCTTCACCATGGCGTCGATCGGCCTGCCGGGTACCAGCGGCTTCGTCGCCGAGTTCCTGTCGCTGATGGGCACCTATCAGGTGTCGACCTGGACCGCGTTGCTCTGCACGACCAGCATCATCCTCGGTGCCGGCTACATGCTGTTCCTCTACCGCCGCGTCGCGTTCGGCGAGATCAAGTCGGACGACGTCCGCGCGATGGTCGACCTGTCGGGCCGCGAACTCTGGCTGCTCGCCCCGATCGCCGCCGTCGTGCTGTGGATGGGCGTGTACCCCGAGAGCTTCCTCGCGCCGATGCGCAAGGATGTCGGCGTGCTGCTCCAGCGCATCGACCGTGCCAAGCCCGCCAGCGATTCCCAGCCGACCAAGGGGCGCGTAGCCCCGATTGCAGCGCACGCGGAGGCGCACTGA